From one Eucalyptus grandis isolate ANBG69807.140 chromosome 9, ASM1654582v1, whole genome shotgun sequence genomic stretch:
- the LOC120288271 gene encoding senescence-associated carboxylesterase 101-like — protein sequence MDSVQAAKPLFSIGLNLANSVVSSDILRNSWAAISELQSQIDRNYQSQSTPSSETVKIQEFEHPEYKIIAFVTPPVASSHLQEEGDLVPSSSSEASEFQFLCSEDTPRINKAAIYLFNSLRDKLSPLKDQVATSSKSSKSIPHIITGDRLGGSIASLFTLWLLRALGSATKNHPLCITFGSPLIGDVGFQQAISQCSTWNSCFLHVAHMDDCFPRLFLLSTAERSLYRPFGTFLLCSESGGACFEAPDTIIELLTLMSQERNGGTADSQIFNYKSVIECLEWRLICKTHSAFSLPDADSFKAGINVQVTAIGLMQIQNMDNYALWRKIAMPEKDVLEQKNQALDPAKALNKMKVNLAYFEWYKNTCEDDGRGLGYYDSFKNKMFRRDHTVVKFKTELEMYWKDVVEEAEKRPQSASAPMRIRWLFAGTNYRRMVEPLHIAEYYKFGNRSYISRGRSKHFKLLEQWLEEHQKQPQNSVPNNSKIKKITSNFTEDSCFWAHVEEARITCRLLNSGGSNSAEIKNLVDFEKYVMGLLKSHAVTSDIFLESSSYMQWWREYEDVLSKQLMGTSHNSELIRYMNDGEYHCY from the exons ATGGACTCTGTTCAAGCTGCTAAACCTCT atTTAGCATCGGACTCAATTTGGCGAACTCGGTCGTGTCCTCCGATATTCTTCGCAATTCATGGGCTGCAATCTCTGAACTCCAGTCCCAAATTGACCGCAACTACCAAAGCCAAAGCACACCATCTTCGGAAACCGTGAAAATCCAAGAATTCGAACACCCGGAATACAAAATCATTGCTTTCGTGACCCCACCAGTTGCTTCAAGTCATCTCCAAGAAGAGGGCGATTTGgtcccttcttcttcatctgagGCGTCCGAGTTTCAGTTTCTGTGCTCTGAGGACACTCCGCGCATAAACAAAGCTGCGATTTATCTGTTCAACTCTCTCCGGGATAAGCTCTCCCCCCTGAAAGATCAG GTCGCAACTTCCTCCAAGTCCTCCAAGTCTATTCCACACATTATAACTGGAGATCGTTTGGGTGGATCCATTGCCTCTCTTTTCACTCTATGGCTCCTGCGCGCACTTGGTTCGGCCACCAAAAACCATCCACTTTGCATCACATTCGGCTCCCCCCTCATTGGGGACGTTGGCTTCCAACAAGCCATATCGCAATGTTCGACATGGAATTCTTGCTTCTTGCATGTGGCTCATATGGATGACTGTTTCCCCAGACTCTTTCTCCTGTCGACTGCAGAGAGGAGTCTATACAGGCCTTTTGGAACATTTCTTTTGTGTTCTGAATCGGGTGGTGCATGTTTCGAAGCCCCTGATACCATTATTGAGTTGCTCACCCTGATGAGCCAGGAAAGGAATGGCGGCACTGCAGattcccaaattttcaattataagaGCGTCATTGAATGTCTCGAATGGCGATTGATTTGCAAGACCCATTCTGCATTTAGCTTGCCTGATGCTGATTCATTTAAAGCTGGGATAAATGTGCAAGTCACAGCAATTGGCCTTATGCAAATTCAG AATATGGATAATTATGCTCTGTGGAGGAAGATAGCGATGCCTGAAAAAGACGTCCTAGAACAAAAGAATCAAGCATTGGATCCTGCTAAGGCattgaacaaaatgaaagtaaacCTAGCTTATTTTGAATGGTATAAGAATACATGCGAAGACGATGGCCGGGGTCTTGGTTACTACGACAGCTTCAAGAACAAAATGTTTAGGCGTGACCACACAGTTGTTAAGTTCAAAACAGAGCTTGAGATGTACTGGAAAGATGTGGTGGAAGAGGCGGAGAAGAGGCCTCAGTCAGCGAGTGCACCAATGAGGATCCGCTGGCTCTTCGCAGGGACAAATTACCGGAGGATGGTCGAGCCGCTTCACATAGCCGAGTACTATAAATTCGGTAACAGAAGTTACATATCTAGGGGGAGATCAAAGCACTTCAAGCTATTGGAACAGTGGCTGGAAGAACATCAGAAACAGCCCCAGAATAGTGTTCCTAACAATTCGAAAATTAAGAAGATCACGTCCAACTTCACAGAGGATTCATGTTTCTGGGCCCATGTGGAGGAGGCGCGGATAACGTGCAGGTTGCTGAACAGCGGAGGATCGAACAGTGCAGAAATAAAGAACTTAGTCGACTTCGAGAAGTATGTCATGGGTTTGCTCAAGAGCCATGCAGTTACTTCCgatattttcttggaaagcAGCAGTTACATGCAATGGTGGAGGGAGTATGAGGACGTGTTGAGCAAGCAATTGATGGGAACTTCTCACAACTCGGAACTCATTCGTTACATGAACGACGGAGAATATCACTGTTATTAA